A window from Brachionichthys hirsutus isolate HB-005 chromosome 4, CSIRO-AGI_Bhir_v1, whole genome shotgun sequence encodes these proteins:
- the rtn4r gene encoding reticulon-4 receptor gives MHYSLINFLIVFLGGRLLFLVMWLNLVPQTDSCPAKCVCYSEPRPTVACQQQGLFSIPTEIPVRSQRIFLQSNKLTVVRSTSFSLCQNLTVLWLYSNNISYIEAGAFFGLEKLEELDIGDNSNLRIISPTAFRGLTKLHTLHLHRCGLSELPVGGFRGMFSLQYLYLQDNNILTLHDDTFLDLANLTYLYLHNNKIKIVTDNMFQGLINLDRLLLHQNRVIYVQPRAFNDLGKLKSLFLFFNNLTILTGETMDPLVSLQYLRLNGNQWICDCRARTLWDWFKRFKGSSSELECNVPEFLAGKDLKRLKNEDLEGCFETPQIQTNLFSSKTQSGKLPSTESPLGDTIPRCCLGDNDKSSILSGKSRQITNNPLKEKENISKTKYKEPERMKNETQNKQNDGPLGTLSNTLDKSLANLNPELIDNLESSTGSNKKKKKCIKKPKSDTQCIKGRGSALQVLHSLFFPMIWIYLAMS, from the coding sequence atgcattattcattaaTCAACTTTCTTATTGTCTTCCTAGGGGGGCGACTTCTCTTTCTGGTGATGTGGCTGAACCTTGTGCCTCAAACTGACAGCTGCCCTGCCAAGTGTGTGTGCTATAGCGAGCCCAGGCCTACTGTGGCCTGCCAACAACAAGGACTGTTTTCCATTCCTACTGAGATTCCTGTGCGGAGCCAGCGGATATTTCTTCAGAGCAACAAGCTGACGGTGGTCAGGTCCACCAGCTTCAGCTTGTGCCAAAATCTCACGGTTCTCTGGCTCTATTCAAATAACATCAGCTACATCGAAGCTGGAGCCTTTTTTGGCTTGGAGAAACTAGAAGAACTGGACATCGGAGACAACAGCAACCTCCGCATCATCAGCCCTACAGCTTTTCGAGGCTTAACTAAGCTGCACACCCTCCACTTGCACAGGTGTGGCCTGTCAGAGCTCCCAGTTGGGGGGTTCCGAGGAATGTTCTCTCTACAGTACCTTTACCTTCAAGACAATAACATTCTGACCCTGCATGATGACACTTTTCTGGACCTTGCCAACCTCACCTATCTCTATCTGCACAATAACAAAATCAAGATAGTAACAGACAACATGTTTCAAGGCTTAATCAATCTTGACCGACTGCTGCTACACCAAAACCGAGTGATCTATGTCCAACCTAGGGCTTTTAATGATCTTGGTAAGCTGAAATCCCTGTTTCTGTTCTTCAACAATCTTACGATCTTGACAGGGGAGACCATGGACCCACTGGTGTCCCTCCAGTATTTGCGTTTAAATGGGAACCAGTGGATCTGTGATTGCCGGGCGAGGACCTTATGGGACTGGTTCAAACGTTTCAAAGGTTCTAGCTCTGAGTTAGAGTGCAATGTTCCTGAATTCCTGGCAGGAAAAGACCTGAAAAGACTGAAAAATGAGGATTTGGAAGGGTGTTTCGAAACTCCTCAAATTCAGACCAATCTCTTCAGCTCCAAGACACAGTCTGGAAAGTTACCTTCTACTGAAAGTCCTCTTGGGGACACCATTCCTCGGTGTTGCCTTGGAGATAATGACAAGTCCTCCATCCTGTCTGGTAAGAGCCGTCAAATTACTAACAATCCTCTTAAGgaaaaagagaacatttctaAGACAAAATATAAGGAGCCAGAAAGAATGAAAAACGAGACCCAGAACAAGCAGAATGATGGACCGTTGGGAACCTTGTccaacaccctggacaagtcttTGGCAAACCTAAACCCTGAACTTATAGACAATCTGGAATCATCTACAGgatcaaacaaaaagaaaaagaagtgcATTAAAAAGCCAAAATCAGACACCCAGTGCATCAAAGGCCGGGGTTCTGCTTTGCAAGTGCTGCACTCACTCTTCTTTCCCATGATTTGGATTTATCTAGCCATGTCTTAG